From the Sebastes umbrosus isolate fSebUmb1 chromosome 23, fSebUmb1.pri, whole genome shotgun sequence genome, the window GATTAGgattgaattaaattaattttctagACTTTCATTCCTGGTTTTCCGGCGTggccttttgtgttttgtgaagcCATTTAGGGCAAATAAATCTTTAATATGCTGAACTTCCATGTGACATGGGGCTCCTGCTATTATTTGGATTGCTTTGTATTGCAACGTATGGTCCTATTGATGGTGGACATATCTGATAAAGACAATTCAAGAAAGATTTTGCGTCGGATCCACGGGGAAATTGATCCCATGGACATGATATTACAGCGTCATGGTGTCTGGTTTGGAATATTTATGCACTTGACACTCGGTAAAAACGGTTaggtaacaaaaaaaatcagctgCTGGTTTGTCACAGACCATTATCCCACATGTTTCCCGCCCTGCACATTGCGGTGATGATGCGTGTCCGCTGATTCACGGTCATCAGACTGTGACGGAGGAGGACATGTTGGGGCGTAATGCTGCAAGTTAGCGCCGTGGATACTTTGCCTCACACATCCATCCTGTTGCACAACAACACAGACGTCAGCAGTGCGCTGTGGGACATTATGGGAGTTATTTGGGTGGCGACAAAGAGTTGATGTAAACTTGTGTTTTGCGGTTGCTATGGAGATATTGAGTCATTCCTGTGGGTTATTATTGTGGTGGAACGCCATGGGAGACAGACATACACAATATGACTATCCTTTATCTGCTGTCGTGCTTATTTTGTGGTGTATAACTTGTGTTGTTCTGGATAAAGATCCATGAATTCGTCAAGTAAAAGTTCTTCTACTAGAAGAGCTGCTTGTTGATCCGGTTCCTCTGGGTGGGTTGGGTGTTCGGGGGAATGTGAAGCAGCAtgtttggcttcatttttcaacCATTAGCTCCTCGTTCTCCTTGGCTTCCAGTTAATATCTTGCATATCGTTGTTCATTAGCTTTCTGATCATCTTCTGATGACATCCAGATGGGCAACAATGCTTCAGTTTAGTTAATCAGGccatgattcattcattcagtcagacAGGACTCAGCATTATCAACCACACGGGAAGTTAACATGATTACGTTGTACATGATAAGAGGAAGTTCCCTACAATGGTTCGTCATGAAATTcagtacagacattcatgttcctctCAGGATGGATTGCAGTAACTCTGGTGATTCCCTGACTTTTCTTCATTAAAATATGAGTTAGTCAATActtatacctgcaaaactagTCACATTCCCATCAACTTCAGCTGTTTCCCAATTCCATACACTAACTGTATGCAGTGTACAGTGTTTATAGTATACTCCATGCAGTTAGTATAAGAGAAATCAACATACTTAACTCTTTTACTAATGGGAAGTGATGAAATATGTGAAACTGTAACCGGTGGACTTCTGCATTGTGTTGTGTTAGAAAGGACACGGCGACACCGGGATCTCTTCATATATGACCTTGTTACATAACGTCAAAAGGcaaaccaaagaacgtatatcgcCAAGATGTGAAAGTCAATTattcattgcaacatcagcgtccagcagcaaagctacgcttccgccattttggactgaaagcgactagcagacgccagtaaaacgtctgacaaaaaagtgtcgtacaaaaataaaacaacgttttttattttatatcgtcatattctaccgaaatggcctgtgtggaacaataaaatattataaatataaaaagtgtCAAAAATGACGGCAGTGGCtgttgtataaaaaaaacaccagagtttcgtctcttttcttctatactctttgatcaAACGGCTTAATTTAATCCAGCTGTGAGCAGTAGTGCAACTTCAATTTgtgcaatgcattgtgggagagTGTACATCAACAATAAGTATGCATACTAACTGTTTCGCTTAGCATAtactttgtttcttttctgGTGTGAAAACACTACATACATACTCAAAACCTGCATAGAATTAATATGTAGTGTGGATTTGGGACACGGATAtcatacctgctaaacatcatcATGTTAGCAGTACTGGATAAGACTTAAAGGTGACAGTAAAGAGTTTAATTTCCCTGTTTTCTGACCTGTTCATACAAGTTTTCTGTGTTTCTCATGTAGCTGGCAGGTACTGCGGTGCTGGCTGTGGGCCTGTGGCTGCGTTTTGACTCCAGGACGGCGGCACTGTTTGAAGGAGAGGACTCACCTACAGTCTTCTTCACTGGTAAGGCCTTTGACTTTACACTATACTGTCTTTACAGTAGGCCCTTACTGGGACTCTCTAGTGTCTTCCTGTTAATAACATCCCAGTTGGATGCTCCACCTTCACTTTAACACACATTAAACAGGCTCGATGTCAAActactgtgcttttttttttttagttctgaCAAAATTGTGTTTGTTGTACCTTGTGTCAAAGTCTAGTAAGTACCAAAAGATGTCATTGGTTTGGCTAGGGTTATGGCTATGGTGGTTgggtatggaagtttttattgggctttattagttgtaacccacagaagacattccaaaaatgtgtaccatgatctgcaaatatttcactatccacaaacatgtatttttgtatttgtgttgtgtaaagtcacatccacaaaaatacaaggcgatttgcaaatacgcataacttactctgtaaatacgtattttaaggtttacatgtaaagtgataaacacgcatttgtgcatctatttctacacgtggaatgatatCTGCGCATTTGCATATCGTTTCCTGtgcatttgtggaatgtcttctgtgggttacaactaataaagtccaacaAAAACTTCCATAGTTGGGGGGGCACAACAGTTCTTACAAAGCGAACACGACCGCAAGCAGTGTAAAGACAATCCATAAACAGCAAGCCTGTTCTACAAGTCAAACTTCATCACATCCTCGGCGCTTCAAGCCTACAGCAACCCACCAGCCTTTGGATGTTTTGTGGATACAATCCTCTGGTATCCAATGCCTGAAATCAGGAACAAGATTAGTTGTGTCATGTATTTGTCAGATGTGACCTGATGGATGGACAGTAGCGCTACATCAGGACCAACTTGAGTTAGAGAAGCAGGCTGCAGGGCGTACTGCCGAGGGCAGCTGAGGCCACCGTTGGTCCACAGCGAGGCGGTTCCTCCTGCCCGGCAGAGCCCTCCACTCAACACATAGCGTTCATTCTTCTCTAGCTGACAGGGACGTCTTTGTTCCTCcactgttgtgttgtgtgaggAACTCGCAGAaagagactctctctctctccctcccttcactCTTTGTGTTTCACTTCCATCAAACTGATAAGTGGAGTGGGCAGCGAGGCGACAGAGGATTGTTTAGAAATGACAAACATCTTAATAACAGCTTGGGAGGAGGAATATGTGTGTGGTTAATGTACCCATGACATCAGTGCTGTGGTTATTGTTATCCTACAGgcatatttttatctttttatttatgattCATCATTACGAAAGCCACATCGAAAAGACGCTGGGTGTTTATTGATGGCGCTGAAATcactttttaaatttgtttttagaCTTTAAGTTTGGAAATTCAGTGTAGTTTATGGCTTGTTGATGAGATGGTTTGAATGCTGAATATGATTCATAACCACAAACAAGAAGGAACTACTAAAACACAACGCACAGTGTTGTGTATCCGACTGAGTAGAGTAACATCAGTACCCTGAACTCATCTAGGTTTGACGATGCAAATTTCTGATGCAAATTAACGAACGAGAAGCGGATAAGGGATCAACTGTAGGCAAATCATATGTGAGTTAGGGGTGTGTTATTGTTCATGATGATacaggttttattttttaatgtgattgaaaatgttacttaagtaaaagtaagttTAATCACAAAAATGGACTTaaagttttaaaagtaaaagtactcaatgcagaataatttaaaaaaaagaaaacaaacaaactcaattaaaactgaaaatatatatattttttaaagaaattaaataaataattaaaggaaatgcagaaaatcatgtgtgaagctggaaccatgacATATTTTTGCACGGAAAACTACTGAAATGATTAGATGCCATTCAtattctgtcaatcaactaattgattaatcaattcagCTGTGCTTGTATAAACTGCTGAGTAATTTAAGTTAAAACAAAGCATCATATTTTTgaagctctctgtgtgttttgtgtgcaagATTGTAAACTAAAGTTATCAGGTAATTGTAGTGACGTAAAAAGTAGGGCTTTGTCTTGGCACGAACGTGGCGTTACGATAAGTTAAAGTTGGCTAGACTCATATTTTATCATCAGTATGTCCATGTTGATTGGATCAATGACTCTGATCAGAGATAGTAAAAGTATCCTGATATTGTCTCTAATGTGTCTCATCCCGTTGTTCTGTAGGTGTGTACATCCTGGTTGCGGCGGGGGCTCTGATGATGGTCGTGGGTTTCCTGGGATGCTGCGGTGCCATTAAAGAGTCGCCGTGCATGCTGGGATTGGTGAGTCATTCTTTCTGTTCAGCACTGGAAGAGATGATTTTTTGATGGTGACTCCAGAGCTCCTAAAGTTTGGTTTTAAGTGATAATGTTTGACGGTCACGTCTTTAGACTGTAACGTTGTTGAGTGTCTTTCAGTCATTGTTGGATCACCTGTCGACCTGTCACAGTTCTCTCTGCTGTTGAACAGCTgaacacaacaatgaccggctcgctgtacattatcccttacataataaaCTGCAGATCCAGAAACATGCTGATAAAACGGACTTTCTTGTCTTTCTTGtttagttcttcttcttcctgctcgTCATCTTCGCCGCGGAAGTGGCTGCCGGGATCTGGGGCCTCTCCAACAAGGACAGGGTACACAacgcacacacatttttgttgttggcGGGCAGAGTCGGCATTCAAACTGTAATTTAAgtggagtttgtttttttctttcaggtgGTGGAGGAAGTCACTGAGTTCTATAAGCAGACCTACACCAACTATAAAGacaccaaacaggaagcacTGAAGGAGACGCTGCGTCTCATCCACTTTGGagtaagaacacacacacacacatatgaatgtttaaaggaccaatatgtatcACATTTTTCACATGCAGCAAAAAACAAACGCAAGACGACACTTCCTTACATGCACttgtttgatattttattttatagtatCTGATATTTTCAGTGTAAAATGTAGGGATGTGTGCGGCTAACATGGATTGTATATAATGAATGGAAACTATAAGAACACATCTGATAactttatgaaataaataatgaattgtCTGATGTGACGTCTGTATTCTTTTATCTTGGAGGAACTAAAgttgtggtgttgttgtttccGTTTCACAGCTGGACTGCTGCGGCCCCACGGGGACGGTGATCGACGCTGCCAAAGATATCTGCCCCAAGAAGGAGGGACTGGAGGTCCTCATCACCACGGTAACACCGCATACAGTACAGGGTTTCTGACTGACTAAcacaggggtcaaaggtcacatggAGACATTTATATTgatgtaaaatagaaaatatctaTCTAATTATCAGAGAGTCTCACTAATGCTGAATTTCCTCctgctttttttaaacttcaaaataaatgttgatatttttctgcatttctaTCAGAGCTGTCCGGCTGCCATTGATGAGGTGTTCAACAACAAATTGCACATTATCGGCGGAGTCGGCATCGGTATCGGCGTCATCATGGTGAGTAATCTGGAGTAAATTCATTTGTGCGTCTATGCTAAGTGTTATCTAATAATGCAATGAAAGAAAAGGTTGTCAGCTCTGAGTTCATTAGAGACGACATTTCGGTCACGGACCTTCGTCAGGTGATGTCTAATACATGCACGTCCAAAATCTATTTGACTAAATAGCACAGGAATAAGAGACAATAGTATAAAATAAAGAATGAGCCCCAGTATGACTGTCAAAAGCCCCTGAACTCTGCACACTTGAGTTTTGCGACCTCAAACATAAACCTTCACGACCTTCAACACTTCTGAGCTCAGTACTGAAAGTGACATCACTCCAACTCTGCAACAGAAATGTTTAGTTTCCGTCACCCACTTCTGtagttttacacacaaaaaccaCACATCCGCTGCCACCTCTGCTCATGTTTTTACTCTGTAGAGTTTGACAAGATGCAGCATGAAGATGAGAGCAGAAACTTATCACCTTCACAGCATGATGCACGTGTGCCTAGCGGCGGCGCTGTTTTACTGTACACCTGTCTACCACagtattatatttcatattattatattttacttgctgcattattttatgtattaGATTCtaattttttatacatatttgtatgagcattgttggaggGCGAGCTAAGAATTACATTGCAACGACTTCTCTCTGTGCATATGACAATAAAGAATAGAAGAATTCAAATGTGGTTTTAACCCTGTatattcctctcctcctcctcctcttcctctccgcaGATCTTCGGGATGATCTTCAGCATGATGCTCTGCTGTGCCATTAAGAGGTCCCGGGACTTCGTCTGAACAAAaccccacaaaaaaaacaaaaaaccctcCATCTTTAACTTGTGTCCTCACTTTCACAACTCCTTTTAGAGATTATATCAGTTTAATAATCATAACAGTCATCCCTTAGTTTACTGCTTGGATCCATACAGGATGAACACACCAGTGAGAGAGtatgggaccaagtcattgtttggCTCAAATGTAATCTAAAGCTacaaagttgtgtttttattttggtacCCAGTATATTAAATCTACATCCTGCTTTTCATCAGAACAGGTCGGCAGGAAAAAGAGACATTAATGACTCTGCTGCCCTCTGGAGGACGTTGAAGACCACAACTATTAACTCTTTACTGTTGGATAATATCAGTTCAGtttatgtaaaatgtgttaaaCGTTTGCCTGTGGTTGGTTTGTAATCTAACAGGCGTTTTTGCAGCTAACTGAATTTTACTGCGcaacattttcttctttttttttattttaatttttgctCGTTCCTGAAGTTAcatgtttttgatttttataaaaagcGGAACTGTGgagttttatgcaaatattttgATGAATGCAGTTCaaatatatctttaaaatgccaaataaatgaactaATGAACACTGATTTGTGCCGAACTGAGACTTTGTAGACAATGGTCGTCAAACATTGATGTCTTCACTCAGTGActgattaaattaaatgtaggTTAATGTTAATTGTTGGTGGTAAAAGAGCTTTTGTTTACTGAGCAGGATGAGATTACTTTATTTGTAGGGCCCAAAATCACCAGATTTTCTCAGAGTTCTTcacattatttatcatttatctgTAGATCTACTTAATATAAACTTTGAttttaaataacttttcatctagacCTTACACCTGCTAAACATTAGCAGGTGTAATACCACACAGTGGCAATACTAACATGCTACTGTGAGCATGTTAAAAGAGagctgcatgtttgtgtgcagaCTATTGAATGGAAATATGTCTGTTTTTAGGTCTGCATCAGGAAATGAGCTGATCATTTGACCTTTTATATATGTAACCGTTCTACTACTCACGTTGAACACTTGTTTTTGggtcatttcctttccttttacacccgcagcaaaacaaacaggaaacgTTCACCCATTAAATGGAACGTGAGGCTGGTCTAACCAGGGTTACATTTAGAGGGTTgatgtttttgaacattttgtgcATTTATCCTTCAAATATTATCTTAAATGTGATCAAAACTAGGTTTGAAAAACACTTAGATCTCATTATGAATAAGGTTCTCATGAGATACAACCTCATACTTTATGAGACACTAAGTCTTGAGACACAGGAAGTAACTTTCTCATAATTATAAGGGGAAAAAAACcactttaaaactaaaaaatgttGAGTTTTTTCCCTGACAAATTGTGGAAACTGGCCTCCATACAAAGCAAATGtaacattaaaattaaaatgcaaattgAAGTTGCTCctttgcattttcatttgagttgcatcataatgtaaattcGATATCGTCCCTGAAGAGTCTGAATCAAACTGTAgtctttgtttcttcttctctgtttagctttaaacgcaataaaaaaaaaagcaaagaagcAGTCAGGGTACACAATTATTTATTCCAtacaataaatgaaataaataaaaaaagaaacacatggCTTTGACAATCCTAAAGTCGTGGCGAGTTGACAGACGGGGTTTGTTTCCTCCTCAGTTTGTTTTTGCACTAAGCGGTTTGTCACGGTGTGTTTACTGCAGGTCTGTAAACGGAAGCTACAGGTGGAAACAAAACGCAACAAGAGATGAGATGAGCTCAGAGGAAGAGTCTGGTGATCTTTTAAAGTATTGAGAGACAAATTAACACTCTGATGGCtttggtcttttcattggatttgttgacaatatgagagaaatacaaaataacGCCAGCCTCTTCCTTTAAGATCCAACTTTGGAGTTTTTCTCAAACCCGACACCAGAATTAGATTTTTGGCAGAGAGTGTGAATCTACTGTCTCTTTgttgagctgaaacaattagtctaTCAGTGAATTAACagaagattaatcgattaatggcCATTTTTTAAAGCAAGAACGCCAAGAAATTCTGTTTCCAGCTCCTCAAGCATGAATATTTGCCGGATTTCTTTGTCTTCTCTGATAGTAAATTGAATGTCTTTGGACGTTTGGTACAATTTGAAAACATCCCATCGGGCTTTGGCAAACTGTAATGAGCATTTTTCTAACATACAAACGATAATGATGTTGCCGACTTTAAAATTGCTTAGTTCCAACTTAAAAAGTCCAATAGACACACTCAACTTTGGTGCATTTGGAGCTATCTTTTCCATTCAGGGTCACTAAAGCAGCTACATCAGTAAACCAGTGTTTTTCTAACCTGCAAACATCCAAAACCAAACCTGTTTTTAACACAACGAATGCTCTGAGCTAAACAGATTTAACGTTTCCAAGATTATAATTCTCATTATGgatgaaaaaacaaacttaaagCTACTTCTGGAACAGCTCAGATGTTGTGAATGGCAGAATTATTAGTGCAAAATTTAGATGGCAGACACATCAATGTGATATAGAAACTTGTAAAGATCTGCTGTAACGTGCAGCTTCAGTGTAAAGCCACGTGGATTTGTTCCCATTCTTTTTCATTGGTGCTACAGctgtctgtgtctttgtgtgtgtgtgtgtgtgtgtgtgtgtatggcttAGACAAGTCAACCAATACTTAGTGCAAGAACTGGCAGTCAGTCAGCATTTAAATTTCTAAAAATCCTCTTAGCAAAGACTTGACGTGTAATTAAATCCAACCATGATAATCTGAAAAGAAGAAGCAGTGACggaaagagaaataaaagcTACAAACGGTTGCATATATTTGCTACAGAAGCCTGAAGCTGCTTGTGCTATTGC encodes:
- the cd9b gene encoding CD9 molecule b isoform X2; amino-acid sequence: MGALKCIKYLVFVFNFLFWLAGTAVLAVGLWLRFDSRTAALFEGEDSPTVFFTGVYILVAAGALMMVVGFLGCCGAIKESPCMLGLFFFFLLVIFAAEVAAGIWGLSNKDRVVEEVTEFYKQTYTNYKDTKQEALKETLRLIHFGLDCCGPTGTVIDAAKDICPKKEGLEVLITTSCPAAIDEVFNNKLHIIGGVGIGIGVIMIFGMIFSMMLCCAIKRSRDFV
- the cd9b gene encoding CD9 molecule b isoform X1 translates to MTALSSWELCVKYALFIFNFVFWLAGTAVLAVGLWLRFDSRTAALFEGEDSPTVFFTGVYILVAAGALMMVVGFLGCCGAIKESPCMLGLFFFFLLVIFAAEVAAGIWGLSNKDRVVEEVTEFYKQTYTNYKDTKQEALKETLRLIHFGLDCCGPTGTVIDAAKDICPKKEGLEVLITTSCPAAIDEVFNNKLHIIGGVGIGIGVIMIFGMIFSMMLCCAIKRSRDFV